In Elaeis guineensis isolate ETL-2024a chromosome 1, EG11, whole genome shotgun sequence, a genomic segment contains:
- the LOC105038514 gene encoding serine/threonine-protein kinase-like protein CCR4, translating into MSLPNHSPLLLLVLFLFVSFPTISCHLSTIAISHVSNKTIVCALLPSHTNKHFDLNCTSIAKRVQRNYPSPNNASYAAIAAGNGFLCALGPTTFSDVSAMRWWEFKQESGNGSIPHSKRVYQGPPLVSLSAGDTHVCGLEGGATRKLDCWRWPQLVFPKELNFTDIAVGEEFICGLLSPSQEIVCFGNDSTVVGHEPCGSFGTVTAGPRHACAISKGGELVCWGVGAPKVETTLEMISLALGDNRTCALAANGTVQCWGENSQLPSGLSKSQFVAIEAKGNTLCGILMANYSLVCWGHEIFNSNPMVFDRVLPGACTPMSGCPCILAGSANICGDGAGICQPCRSALQVYPPPPAPPPPPPPPPQNTNSNSKTPRGHRRRLVFIVLITVGLAVGMAVAAICFIVLRIYRKNGRVHDMVRLHGAAAAAPPPEVAEGSNLPIDRRLSLMISQGHSSTIEEFPLAVLLAATDNFSDDHKIGSGSFGSVYRATLDDGRIVAIKRAKISATASTSLADRRRRDRDREAAFLSELALLSRVNHKNLVRLLGFCSQAGERALLYEFMANRTLHDHLHRLPASPLASWAARLKVALDAARGIEYLHVYAVPPIIHRDIKSSNILLDATWTAKVSDFGLSILSPSSPSDDDDDDIRHVSSPRAAGTVGYMDPQYYRLQNLTAKSDVYSFGVVLLELLTGNRAVHRNDESGTPRNVVEYAVPHIEADDVHRVMDRRLPPPTPSEIEAVAFVGYLAADCVSPDGRDRPTMSEIVAGLERAVAACAAPPPTALPRSATARSV; encoded by the coding sequence ATGTCTCTCCCAAACCACTCCCCACTTCTCCTACTAGTCCTATTTCTCTTTGTCTCATTCCCCACCATCTCTTGCCATCTTTCCACCATAGCAATCTCCCATGTCTCCAATAAAACCATAGTGTGTGCTCTCCTCCCTTCACACACCAACAAGCACTTTGACCTTAATTGCACCAGCATAGCCAAAAGAGTCCAGAGGAACTACCCCTCGCCGAACAACGCATCCTATGCTGCCATCGCCGCTGGCAACGGCTTCCTTTGTGCGCTCGGACCGACGACGTTCTCCGATGTATCTGCCATGCGCTGGTGGGAATTCAAGCAAGAATCCGGCAATGGTTCGATCCCCCATTCCAAGCGGGTCTACCAGGGACCGCCTCTCGTATCGCTTTCCGCCGGCGATACCCATGTCTGCGGCCTAGAAGGTGGCGCCACCCGCAAACTCGACTGCTGGCGATGGCCGCAGCTCGTCTTCCCCAAAGAGCTTAACTTCACGGACATCGCCGTCGGTGAAGAGTTCATCTGTGGATTACTATCACCATCCCAAGAGATCGTATGCTTTGGAAATGATTCAACTGTAGTAGGCCATGAGCCCTGTGGATCTTTCGGTACGGTCACCGCCGGACCTCGGCACGCCTGCGCCATCTCCAAGGGTGGTGAATTGGTTTGCTGGGGAGTTGGTGCTCCAAAAGTGGAGACAACATTGGAGATGATCTCATTAGCCTTGGGAGATAACCGGACTTGTGCTCTGGCCGCCAATGGAACAGTGCAGTGCTGGGGGGAGAACTCTCAATTACCAAGTGGGCTCTCCAAGTCGCAATTTGTGGCAATTGAAGCCAAAGGGAATACTCTGTGTGGGATCCTGATGGCTAATTACTCTTTGGTTTGTTGGGGGCATGAGATCTTCAACTCCAATCCCATGGTTTTCGACCGTGTGCTGCCTGGAGCTTGCACGCCGATGTCCGGTTGTCCTTGCATCTTGGCAGGCTCTGCGAACATCTGCGGCGATGGTGCCGGCATCTGCCAGCCATGCAGGTCTGCTTTGCAAGTTTATCCTCCACCGCCGGCGCCACCACCGCCACCGCCACCGCCGCCACAAAatacaaattcaaattcaaaaactcCACGTGGTCACAGGAGAAGGCTAGTCTTTATAGTCCTCATCACGGTCGGCCTAGCCGTCGGAATGGCTGTGGCCGCCATATGCTTCATAGTCCTCCGAATTTACCGAAAAAATGGCCGAGTCCATGACATGGTGAGACTGCATGGTGCAGCGGCAGCTGCGCCGCCACCTGAAGTTGCCGAAGGCTCGAACCTACCGATCGACCGGCGGCTGAGCCTGATGATTAGCCAAGGCCACAGCTCGACGATCGAGGAATTCCCATTGGCGGTCCTCCTCGCCGCCACCGACAACTTCTCCGACGACCACAAGATCGGGTCTGGCAGCTTCGGGTCGGTCTACCGTGCAACGCTCGATGACGGCCGCATCGTCGCCATCAAGCGCGCCAAGATCTCTGCCACCGCCTCCACCTCTctcgccgaccgccgccgtcgggaTCGCGACCGAGAAGCCGCCTTTCTCTCCGAGCTGGCTCTTCTCTCCCGAGTCAACCACAAGAACCTAGTCCGGCTCCTTGGCTTCTGTAGCCAAGCCGGTGAGCGAGCTCTGCTATACGAGTTCATGGCCAATAGGACGCTCCATGATCACCTCCACAGGCTCCCCGCCTCGCCGCTGGCTTCGTGGGCGGCGCGGCTAAAGGTGGCGCTCGACGCGGCGCGGGGGATCGAGTACCTCCACGTCTACGCGGTGCCGCCCATCATACATCGAGACATCAAGTCCTCCAACATCCTCCTGGACGCCACGTGGACGGCCAAGGTCTCCGATTTCGGCCTCTCCATCCTCTCCCCTTCCTCCCCTtccgacgacgacgacgacgatATACGCCACGTGTCGTCACCACGAGCCGCGGGTACCGTCGGATACATGGACCCCCAATACTACCGGCTCCAGAACTTGACCGCCAAGAGCGACGTCTACAGCTTTGGGGTCGTGCTGTTAGAGTTGTTGACCGGGAATCGAGCGGTACACCGGAACGATGAGAGCGGTACACCGAGGAACGTGGTGGAGTACGCTGTACCGCACATCGAGGCGGACGATGTCCACCGTGTGATGGACCGGCGGCTGCCGCCGCCGACGCCCAGCGAGATCGAGGCGGTGGCGTTCGTGGGCTACTTGGCGGCGGACTGTGTGAGCCCAGATGGGAGGGACCGGCCCACGATGAGCGAGATCGTCGCCGGGCTCGAGCGGGCCGTGGCAGCGTGCGCCGCGCCACCACCCACGGCACTGCCAAGGTCCGCCACGGCTCGGTCCGTTTGA
- the LOC140850790 gene encoding uncharacterized protein, translated as MESYYERFRRLNPPLFEGGSDPMATEIWIREMEKMFDALQYSENMKVRLAVPMLKGNAEFWWTAIKAAYRNNDDQLTWKEFKEIFYDQYFPETMRLVKENEFLALKQKDDMTVLEYANKFNKLGRFCSQLMEFERSKANRFEQGLRYGIRSRLSFHIFNNYKNVLERTLKVKSELKRVDLERGDKKRSRLARYLKDQQKNFKNNNSDKKKEFSSCSYCEKNHNGPCLKRIGACFLCGEKGHMARDEVQAEQAQVNDEVVDDGSESSEDAISLEELSMESE; from the exons atggagtcatactacgagagattcagaaggctcaacccacctctatttgagggtggatctgatcctatggctACAGAGAtatggattcgagagatggaaaagatgtttgatgccctgcaatattCTGAGAATATGAAGGTCCGATTAGCCGTTCCTATGTTAAAAGGGAATgccgagttttggtggactgcaataaaagctgcctataGAAATAATGATGATCAACTCACTTGGaaagaattcaaagagatattttatgatcagtactttccggagacaatgagattggtaaaagaaaatgagtttctagccttaaagcaaaaggatgatatgacggtgttagaatatgctaacaaatttaataaGCTAGGCCGCTTCTGCTCCCAGCTTATGGAGTTtgaaaggagtaaagctaacagattcgaacaaggtctaagatatggaattcgatcccgtctgtcttttcatattttcaataactacaagAACGTACTGGAGCGAACTTTGAAAGTGaagtctgaattgaaaagagtagatctagaaagaggagataagaagagatcGAGATTAGCAAGATATCTAAAGGATCagcagaaaaatttcaaaaataataactctgataagaagaaagaattttCATCCTGCTCCTATTGTGAAAAAAATCAcaatggaccttgtctcaagaggataggagcatgcttcttatgtggtgagaaaggacatatggctc GTGATGAGGTGCAAGCAGAGCAAGCACAGGTGAACGATGAGGTAGTTGATGATGGATCAGAATCCTCTGAGGATGCTATCTCACTGGAAGAGCTATCAATGGAATCTGAGTGA